From Glycine soja cultivar W05 chromosome 4, ASM419377v2, whole genome shotgun sequence, the proteins below share one genomic window:
- the LOC114408231 gene encoding hydroxyacylglutathione hydrolase cytoplasmic-like has product MINVQFMQLYLVMNIRYWLVMNVCKFCHHDRDHAGGNEKIKQLVPGIKVYGSLIDNVIGCTDKVENGDKESLGADIYILCLHTPCHTKGHISYYVTGKEEEQPAVFTGDTLFIADCGKFFKGTAEQMYQSLCVTLGSLPKPTRVYCGHGYAVRNL; this is encoded by the exons ATGATCAATGTACAGTTTATGCAGCTGTACTTGGTTATGAACATCAGATATTGGCTGGTTATGAACGTTTGTAAATTTTGTCATCATGACAGGGATCATGCTGGTGGAAATGAAAAGATAAAGCAATTGGTGCCTGGAATCAAGGTCTATGGTAGCTTAATTGATAACGTCATAGGTTGCACTGATAAGGTTGAAAATGGGGATAAGGAGTCCCTTGGGGctgatatttatatattgtgtCTTCACACACCTTG CCACACCAAAGGTCACATAAGCTATTATGTTACTGGCAAAGAGGAGGAGCAGCCTGCTGTTTTTACTGGAGACACACTG TTTATTGCTGATTGTGGGAAATTTTTCAAAGGAACTGCAGAGCAGATGTATCAGTCACTATGTGTAACATTAGGTTCATTACCAAAGCCAACACGAGTTTACTGTGGCCATGGG TATGCAGTGAGGAACTTGTAA